In Phragmites australis chromosome 16, lpPhrAust1.1, whole genome shotgun sequence, one DNA window encodes the following:
- the LOC133896276 gene encoding protein TRACHEARY ELEMENT DIFFERENTIATION-RELATED 7A-like: MAFNPSPPGLGSPYFPPNPFFPRPPPRPQAPPPPQRFPPPPSPPSRAPPPPQRAPPPPTLPPPPPRRAPPPPTLPPPPPSRTPPPPQRAPPPPTLPPPPPRRAPPPPTLPPPPPSRTPPPPQRAPPPPTLPPPPPRRAPPPPSSPPPPPRLAPPPPRRAPPPPSSPPPPPHRAPPPPSPPIRPPPPPTPHPLAPPPPHINPPTPVPPPPSPPHHIVIIVVFVSLGGLLLLGCLAALFCWHKKRGRKTERKAEVLNYSDQVHVHKATMSGPEGAKTVSLTIDEDIKFQEAVKKQDAIGESSSTAAAGKTSHHGPWLWHKKHESRDEKAELINVTEHKHVDQKIVPGPHGEKIEVLSEDEDIRFEEASEKEASEIPKTHKIKS; encoded by the coding sequence ATGGCTTTCAATCCTAGCCCTCCAGGACTGGGATCCCCCTACTTCCCTCCGAACCCTTTCTTTCCAAGGCCACCACCGCGGCCCCAAGCTCCGCCACCCCCACAGCGTTTCCCGCCACCACCTTCGCCACCCAGTCGAGCCCCGCCACCGCCACAGCGTGCACCCCCGCCACCAACTCTACCCCCACCGCCACCACGTCGTGCCCCCCCTCCACCCACTCTGCCCCCGCCGCCACCAAGTCGCACACCTCCACCGCCACAGCGTGCTCCCCCGCCACCAACTCTACCCCCACCGCCACCGCGCCGTGCCCCCCCTCCACCCACTCTGCCCCCGCCGCCACCAAGTCgcacacctccaccaccacagcGTGCTCCCCCGCCACCCACTCTGCCCCCGCCGCCACCCCGTCGTGCCCCGCCTCCGccatcatcaccaccaccaccaccgcgccTTGCTCCCCCGCCACCCCGTCGTGCCCCACCTCCACCATCATCACCCCCGCCGCCACCTCACCGTGCTCCGCCCCCACCATCACCGCCCATtcgaccaccgccgccgccaactCCTCACCCCCTAGCCCCACCTCCACCGCATATCAACCCGCCAACACCCGTGCCACCTCCCCCTAGCCCTCCACACCACATCGTCATCATCGTGGTGTTCGTCTCACTAGGCGGCCTGCTACTGCTAGGATGTCTCGCCGCGCTCTTCTGCTGGCACAAGAAACGGGGGAGGAAGACAGAGAGGAAGGCGGAGGTGCTGAACTACAGCGACCAAGTCCATGTCCACAAGGCGACCATGTCAGGCCCCGAAGGCGCCAAGACCGTCAGTCTCACAATAGACGAGGACATCAAATTCCAAGAGGCAGTGAAGAAGCAGGACGCCATTGGCGAATCGTCGAGCACTGCAGCAGCAGGGAAGACGTCGCACCACGGCCCTTGGCTCTGGCACAAGAAACACGAGAGCAGAGACGAGAAGGCAGAGCTCATCAACGTCACAGAGCACAAACATGTCGACCAGAAGATCGTGCCGGGGCCTCACGGCGAAAAGATTGAGGTCCTTTCAGAGGATGAAGATATCAGGTTTGAAGAGGCCAGCGAGAAAGAAGCGTCTGAGATACCAAAGACGCACAAAATCAAGTCCTAA